Proteins encoded in a region of the Triticum dicoccoides isolate Atlit2015 ecotype Zavitan chromosome 3A, WEW_v2.0, whole genome shotgun sequence genome:
- the LOC119269165 gene encoding single-stranded DNA-binding protein, mitochondrial-like produces MSTKLLNSLSLTRLLGLRRNPIDLYTASRAWISSTSFSGVHEKNGMGVEADGDLADSWKDADFRGVYRAIICGSVGQVPVQKKLRNGHTVTVFTVGTGGMFDQRRVGAENLPMPAQWHRIAVHNAQLGAYAVQKLVKNAAVYVEGEIETRVYNDDINNLVKIVPEICVRYDGKIHLVQSGGSDVSKSLEELREGLF; encoded by the exons ATGAGCACGAAATTGCTCAACAGCTTGAGCCTGACGAGGCTCTTAGGACTGCGAAGAAACCCAATTG ACTTATACACAGCATCGCGAGCATGGATCTCTAGCACATCATTTTCTGGTGTTCATGAGAAGAATGGCATGGGCGTCGAGGCAGATGGTGATCTTGCAGATTCTTGGAAAGATGCTGACTTCCGTGGTGTTTATCGG GCCATTATTTGTGGCAGCGTTGGACAAGTGCCTGTGCAGAAAAAATTGAGGAACGGGCATACTGTGACTGTATTTACTGTCGGGACTGGGGGCATGTTTGACCAGAGGAGAGTAGGTGCTGAAAACTTGCCAATGCCAGCTCAGTGGCATCGCATAGCTGTTCATAATGCGCAGCTTGGTGCATATGCTGTTCAAAAGTTGGTTAAGAA TGCTGCAGTGTATGTTGAGGGTGAGATTGAGACTAGAGTCTACAATGATGACATCAATAATCTAGTGAAAATCGTACCTGAGATCTGTGTGCGGTATGATG GCAAGATACACTTGGTTCAATCTGGGGGCAGTGATGTCAGCAAATCATTGGAAGAGTTAA GGGAGGGGCTATTTTAG
- the LOC119272124 gene encoding pentatricopeptide repeat-containing protein At5g66500, mitochondrial-like has translation MARTATPLSALLRGLSSRPSHSPAFHAALLKSSSLSSPIPATALLTAYAKAGLPGAASRLFDEMPVRDAVAWNALLACHVRHARCGAVAEVFRGMAAAGFAPTAATLCTMLKACASSRAVRPGRQVHARTVLACHGDVIMTTALVDLYMSCGCVEEAKRLFIHTDCPKDVALCNSVLSGCVENGQFREAFLMLRGIELNGITLTCALTACSAAANLAYGLQVHCKVLRCGFDSETVLCNALIDMYAKCGRTTAARVVFDRMTCRNIVSWSSMIDGYSRHGHGKEALDLFEGMEKAVPIVLPNAITFLAVLSACGHSGLVDEGRSKLHLMKRKYAIDPGPEHYACFIDMLGRAGLIDEAWDLYCCLHSNKSQLHGAICVAMLNACMANMDVARGNMVAEHIMEVDPQNPRNLVLISNFHAAAGQWSISDGSRKVIMDKGLNKEAASSHVSIG, from the coding sequence ATGGCTCGCACGGCCACTCCGCTCTCGGCGCTGCTCCGCGGCCTCTCTTCCcgcccttcccactcccccgcattccACGCCGCGCTGCTCAAGTCATCTTCCCTCTCCAGCCCCATCCCGGCCACCGCCCTCCTTACCGCCTACGCAAAAGCCGGCCTCCCAGGCGCCGCCTCCCGCCTGTTTGACGAAATGCCCGTGCGCGACGCCGTTGCCTGGAACGCGCTCCTTGCATGCCATGTCCGTCACGCGCGCTGCGGTGCCGTCGCTGAAGTCTTCCGCGGCATGGCGGCTGCCGGGTTCGCGCCAACGGCCGCCACCCTCTGCACCATGCTCAAGGCCTGTGCTTCCTCCCGCGCAGTCCGCCCCGGCCGCCAGGTTCATGCGCGGACAGTTCTTGCATGCCACGGTGATGTCATTATGACGACAGCTCTTGTTGATCTCTACATGAGCTGCGGCTGTGTCGAGGAGGCGAAGAGGCTGTTTATCCACACGGACTGCCCCAAGGACGTGGCGCTGTGCAACTCTGTTCTTTCAGGATGCGTGGAGAATGGCCAGTTCCGGGAGGCTTTCTTGATGCTGAGGGGAATTGAACTCAATGGAATCACACTGACTTGCGCTCTCACAGCTTGCTCAGCCGCAGCAAATCTGGCATACGGCCTTCAAGTGCACTGCAAGGTTCTCCGATGCGGGTTTGATTCTGAGACTGTCCTATGCAATGCACTTATTGACATGTATGCAAAGTGTGGGCGGACAACGGCTGCACGTGTGGTGTTTGATCGGATGACTTGCAGAAACATTGTTTCCTGGTCTAGCATGATTGATGGTTATAGTCGCCATGGGCATGGCAAAGAGGCTTTGGATTTGTTTGAGGGGATGGAGAAAGCTGTACCCATTGTCTTGCCTAATGCTATTACATTTCTTGCTGTTCTCTCAGCTTGTGGACACTCTGGTCTTGTGGATGAAGGCCGGTCCAAGTTACATCTGATGAAAAGAAAGTATGCAATTGATCCAGGACCAGAGCACTACGCATGTTTTATTGACATGTTAGGCCGGGCAGGACTGATTGATGAGGCATGGGATCTCTACTGTTGTTTACATTCGAATAAAAGTCAGCTCCATGGTGCAATCTGTGTGGCTATGCTGAATGCATGTATGGCTAACATGGATGTGGCAAGAGGAAACATGGTTGCTGAGCATATTATGGAGGTTGATCCACAGAATCCTCGAAATCTTGTGTTAATATCAAATTTTCACGCTGCTGCTGGACAATGGTCTATATCAGATGGATCAAGGAAGGTTATAATGGACAAGGGTCTCAATAAAGAAGCAGCTAGTAGTCATGTCTCCATTGGCTAA